In the genome of Entelurus aequoreus isolate RoL-2023_Sb linkage group LG08, RoL_Eaeq_v1.1, whole genome shotgun sequence, one region contains:
- the LOC133656158 gene encoding transcription factor TFIIIB component B'' homolog isoform X1 → MFRRSRFSVRPNVGGPGRTGAAPQEATPGGKEASQAPKAISEGAPLSTVDDSKPGDTPAAAPTALGDGNEPSGEASSAAVQRRKRFSVKPRVAPGRPSIVPRVPKSPAKLVPESPAKVSELESTTSNEVKSPAATPQAPSSPMPTADSKLPHVQPTFAPPEGCADALKEAPPLPDLGKQTEKSPNSSIKVPHRPLDKVSLPDREAAELSEKAKTLLSSKGKKSIARFSLSRLLNDPSDIQRLENAEKLRDLLRQEMRKEKGIKKRKKPIKEFSVDPTKMTMRDLIRYLPLSNPMSSSLEDDTEQNETVTPFTPRMEILPERAQEPEAEVVPAVVDQTEEEEEDVEGTGQGDEDDDALMVPQVKVAEDGTLILDEESLTVEVQRAKGPNPAEDRDPIFERGSTTTYSSFRASTYCKPWSSEETDMFFLAISMVGTDFSMICQLFHNRTRSEIRNKFKKEEKQNSWRVDKAFRERRKLDIEYFSKLLEKILEVQQSRKKLKSLVVKNPPKKSQGKSKGRKRKKAAGKLSASEEEDEVEEDSLLCSEAEDGEKENEGGTLSSKVKKKLKSKVDASAAKPAKKKSKTSEKSSKEGEDEACVPEDTEAALPEDHPDSGVCESAETEKASNGATIKPAKLPRGSAAKSVGRKCSKKLPPSPTTAAEDGDGESAKQDESVKDDTLKDQVNKEALPSREASDDDVDDSCSDEDSGDEDYAVKPAKPTRSGRIPKPTALLSYPAPSTRTAPKRDRTTKAPPAAPSSKKPKLVMLRATQSESSAEEDGQELEDEEMKELWCDGSTQAFVPASLRSPHAVICQVEEAVEELDILADMSVLDMSQDELCLNSSCERAQFETGSRETSAHQLDLLVDVIDLLSSEHAGVSEVESYNEAAQTLLAIGNVSHPSHSDTMQGQITGVPSDSGNETSRRLEEEIVAEFIEENTFTPIMSVPSDQEVTDAFETAPVGPTNTESSPHIGEETCCEQRHVSDHDLTRPLQSNTRTRIARSPKVKPKPNLAKASRAAHSRTQPETSSQGSTMESDSVAPDLSKDFSEEPSSKIAKCSQSSEKQTFEMDAKSTNAETSESTAFDAAVTETLAQEAGSDYVAIPVVHEDQNSSEPPSSRPTRITTSKVEPQPTCTFSPKKISPSANSSSSETTTMSLSSNLVEEVASSEIAKCSQSSKKQTFEMDAKCTNAETSESAASDAAVTETLAQESDSDYVAIPVVHEDQNSSEHPSTRPTRITTSKVEPQPTCTFSPKKISPSANSSSSETTTMSLSSNLVEEVASSEIAKCSQSSKKQTFEMDAKCTNAETSESAASDAAVTETLAQESDSDYVAIPVVHEDQNSSEHLSSRPTRITTSKVEPQPTCTFSPKKISPSANSSSSETTTMSLSSNLVEELASSVMKNTCTGLANQLSSESKPTDAEKKKVECSPNEAAAFDDAVTEPLTQESNMHLIQKGEDNGAMIEVHEGLDSRELQSSPPFKRTQFHRVKPKPNLSQISKSARSKPQTTKETSDSSKLESTWTTTSMVKPQPTCTFSPTKTSPSANSASSVTTTMDVGPNLVPPEELTSGEIVTSTEHYEQLNIETKSTDAEQIEFGSNEEAAADDAVTEPLVQESSMPLIQKGGFNDNMPEAHEGQDSSELQSSPPFKRNRLRIVKPKPNLSQISKSARSKPQTTSETSDSSKLESTWTTTSMVKPQPTCTFSATKTSPSANSTSSVTTTMDVSSNLVPTEELASGEIVKSTGNDEQLNIETKSTDAEQIEFGSNKEAAADDAATEPPAQESSMPLNQKGGFNDNMPEAYEGLDCRELQSSPPFKRNRFHRVKPKPNLSQISKSARSKPQATKETSDSSKLESTSAPTSMVKPQPTCTFSPEETSQCASSASSVLTTMNLSSNLVPTEELTFSEIETSTGCDDQLSSEPKSTDAEEIEYGANKEAASDDAVTEPLAQKSSMPLIQKGGFKDSMPEVHEGQNSSELQSSPLLKINRFQRVKPKPNLTQISKRTRSEPQVIEETSQSSKLESTWTTTSKVEPQPTCIFSPEKTSPSANSASSVTTTMNLSSNRVPTEELASRGMKNTSTRLANQLSSEPKPMDAEKKKVECSPNKEAASDDAVTEQLAQESSMPLVQECNNDSMPEVVEGQNSSELQSSQPFRKNRFHRFKPKPNLSHISKSARSKPQATNETSQSSKLESTWTTTSNFLPEEASPSADSASFVTTAMNFSTIQVSKEELSSAVKTSTGLSNQLSSEPKPTDGENIEFGPHKAAASGDAVTERLAQESNTCSIQESGGHDTLPEVNECQSSSEPPQFQPTKRSRFQRVKPKPNLSQISKSARSKPQITKETIMSTNLECTGKITAKVETQPTGTFSPEKPSPKDSVVTPSMDSSTSLVPREELTSSQEKKAVELAYQEESSLPVVDARKENTGVKEAIFGAANETVRFNAEVTQSSSNNVVPSDIIPECQVGVGANANKSTIHKVSNHLEKDSKSDLKCESSHDRSVEAESPLTSETSQSVTLPLEICLAYQPTEDLSSSRDKNEDADSEAPKHTTGTDQRQQCLPKVKPALRFPARAIRSTSQSKDGGESFNITSDCQVVEKKSASPCLEIDEKVVGETEEKSKEEGYNAPCQDKKEDRTYLKSDDQNIAAAPSNTQLLRQDTVPEHSKTVQTNQMMTETQPLQSANDPLLPKTATTRRSRLVKPKPNLGKSGRQARLVAAKADSDAVRAPGSQEILPEPVQPVEGAIGLSAMECTTQDESSSSTGQEQTFASLSILQDVMSVPSDPDEPFFILSLTEIPVDTIEEVLNPTAQLPPFICDPNQSMQQSLAVENVIAGPDGSTPDVLVSTEETATTMTPAIGDPVAPPERHQGCVSAGSSSTASSPKRKPKGFLSFLSRTPSVAQSTRGKAASRRSRRKKPATTSHPPVETHLAAAELSSAPQRHLHLHANDDALVVSSQVSACEHDDGEAVQQEPSDVSQFFLSDIFTEV, encoded by the exons GGTATCAAGAAGCGGAAGAAGCCCATAAAGGAATTTAGTGTGGATCCTACCAAAATGACTATGAGGGACCTTATCCGGTACTTACCGCTGTCCAACCCCATGTC ATCCAGTTTAGAGGACGACACTGAGCAAAATGAGACCGTGACTCCGTTTACTCCAAGAATGGAAAT ACTGCCAGAGAGAGCGCAGGAACCGGAAGCAGAAGTTGTCCCCGCGGTGGTGGACCAaacggaggaggaagaggaggacgttGAGGGGACGGGCCAGGGGGACGAGGACGACGACGCACTGATGGTTCCGCAGGTCAAAGTTGCAGAAGATGGAACCCTGATCCTGGACGAGGAGAG TTTGACTGTGGAGGTCCAGAGAGCCAAAGGACCCAACCCGGCAGAGGACAGAGACCCCATCTTTGAACGCGGCTCCACCACCACATACTCCAGTTTCAGGGCCTCCACCTACTGCAAGCCTTGGTCCAGCGAAG AGACAGACATGTTCTTCCTGGCTATCAGCATGGTGGGGACAGACTTCTCCATGATCTGTCAGCTCTTTCACAACAGAACGCGGTCGGAGATAAGG AACAAGTTTAAGAAAGAGGAGAAACAGAATTCCTGGAGAGTCGACAAAGCCTTTC GAGAGAGACGCAAACTGGACATTGAGTATTTTTCCAAGCTGCTAGAGAAGATACTGGAAGTGCAGCAAAGCCGGAAGAAACTCAAGTCACTCGTGGTGAAGAACCCACCCAAGAAGAGCCAGGGGAAGTCAAAAGGCAGAAAGA GGAAGAAAGCTGCTGGCAAGCTCAGCGCCagcgaggaggaagacgaggTGGAGGAGGACAGCCTCTTATGCTCGGAGGCGGAGGACGGAGAGAAAGAGAACGAAGGAGGAACCCTGTCCTCTAAAGTCAAGAAGAAACTGAAAAGTAAGGTGGACGCCTCTGCTGCAAAGCCGGCAAAGAAGAAAAGTAAAACGAGTGAAAAGAGTAGCAAAGAAGGTGAAG ATGAGGCCTGCGTGCCCGAAGACACGGAAGCAGCCCTTCCTGAAGATCATCCTGACTCGGGAGT GTGTGAAAGTGCAGAGACGGAAAAAGCATCCAACGGAGCCACGATCAAACCCGCTAAGCTCCCGCGAGGTAGCGCGGCTAAATCCGTGGGCCGAAAGTGCAGTAAAAAGCTCCCTCCCTCTCCTACCACGGCAGCCGAAGATGGAGACGGGGAATCCGCTAAACAGGACGAGAGTGTGAAGGATGACACCTTGAAAGACCAG GTCAACAAAGAGGCATTACCTTCAAGAGAAGCCAgcgatgatgatgttgatgactcCTGTAGCGATGAAGACTCTGGAGATGAAGATTACGCCGTTAAACCTGCGAAACCCACCAG ATCCGGGAGGATCCCCAAACCTACTGCACTCTTAAGTTACCCTGCGCCCTCCACTCGGACCGCCCCCAAGAGGGACAGAACAACCAAGGCACCGCCTGCTGCCCCGTCGTCGAAAAAGCCCAAACTTGTTATGCTGAGAGCGACTCAATCCGAATCAAGTGCGGAGGAGGATGGGCAGGAGTTGGAGGATGAAGAAATGAAGGAGCTGTGGTGTGACGGCAGCACTCAGGCGTTTGTGCCCGCCAGCCTGCGCTCCCCCCACGCCGTCATATGCCAGGTCGAGGAAGCAGTAGAGGag CTTGATATCTTGGCGGATATGTCTGTCTTGGACATGTCCCAAGATGAACTGTGCCTCAACTCGTCGTGCGAACGGGCCCAATTTGAGACCGGATCAAGAGAAACTTCTGCGCATCAGCTGGACCTTCTGGTC GATGTCATAGACTTACTTTCTTCTGAGCACGCTGGAG TGTCAGAGGTGGAGAGCTACAATGAGGCTGCTCAAACCCTGCTGGCTATCGGCAATGTCTCTCATCCCTCGCATTCAGACACCATGCAAGGTCAAATCACAG GCGTACCGTCGGACAGTGGAAATGAAACAAGTAGACGTTTGGAAGAGGAAATTGTTGCGGAGTTCATTGAAGAAAACACCTTCACACCAATTATGTCTGTACCTTCAGACCAGGAAGTCACGGATGCATTTGAAACTGCACCTGTTGGGCCAACAAACACAGAGTCCTCACCTCACATTGGTGAGGAGACATGCTGTGAACAGAGACACGTTTCAGATCATGACTTAACCCGACCGTTGCAATCAAACACACGGACCAGAATAGCTCGCTCACCCAAGGTTAAACCAAAACCTAACTTGGCCAAGGCCTCAAGAGCTGCACATTCCAGAACTCAACCAGAAACATCTTCACAAGGGTCAACCATGGAGAGCGATAGTGTTGCTCCTGACCTGTCGAAAGACTTCTCTGAAGAACCGTCCTCAAAGATAGCAAAATGTAGTCAATCTTCTGAAAAACAGACTTTTGAAATGGATGCCAAGTCTACAAATGCTGAAACAAGTGAAAGCACAGCATTTGATGCTGCAGTCACAGAAACACTAGCTCAAGAGGCAGGTAGCGATTATGTTGCCATACCAGTTGTACATGAAGATCAGAACTCTAGCGAACCCCCGTCATCTCGACCCACCAGGATCACAACAAGTAAGGTAGAACCACAGCCAACTTGTACTTTCTCTCCTAAGAAAATCAGTCCAAGTGCCAATTCTTCTTCATCGGAGACAACAACCATGAGTTTGAGCTCTAATCTGGTAGAGGAAGTAGCTTCTAGTGAGATAGCAAAATGTAGTCAATCTTCTAAAAAACAGACTTTTGAAATGGATGCCAAGTGTACAAATGCTGAAACAAGTGAAAGTGCAGCATCTGATGCTGCAGTCACAGAAACACTAGCTCAAGAGTCAGATAGTGATTATGTTGCCATACCAGTTGTACATGAAGATCAGAACTCTAGCGAACACCCGTCAACTCGACCCACCAGGATCACAACAAGTAAGGTAGAACCACAGCCAACTTGTACTTTCTCTCCTAAGAAAATCAGTCCAAGTGCCAATTCTTCTTCATCGGAGACAACAACCATGAGTTTGAGCTCTAATCTTGTAGAGGAAGTAGCTTCTAGTGAGATAGCAAAATGTAGTCAATCTTCTAAAAAACAGACTTTTGAAATGGATGCCAAGTGTACAAATGCTGAAACAAGTGAAAGTGCAGCATCTGATGCTGCAGTCACAGAAACACTAGCTCAAGAGTCAGATAGCGATTATGTTGCCATACCAGTTGTACATGAAGATCAGAACTCTAGTGAACACCTGTCATCTCGACCCACCAGGATCACAACAAGTAAGGTAGAACCACAGCCAACTTGTACTTTTTCTCCTAAGAAAATCAGTCCAAGTGCCAATTCTTCTTCATCTGAGACAACAACCATGAGTTTGAGCTCTAATCTTGTAGAGGAACTGGCTTCTAGTGTAATGAAGAATACATGTACAGGACTTGCTAATCAACTCAGTAGTGAATCAAAACCCACGGATGCTGAAAAGAAAAAGGTTGAATGTAGTCCAAATGAAGCGGCAGCATTTGATGATGCAGTCACAGAACCACTAACTCAAGAGTCAAACATGCATTTGATCCAAAAAGGTGAAGATAATGGCGCCATGATAGAGGTACATGAAGGTCTGGACTCTAGAGAACTCCAGTCATCTCCACCCTTTAAGAGGACTCAATTCCACCGAGTCAAACCAAAACCAAACCTTTCACAGATATCAAAAAGTGCACGTTCTAAACCTCAAACCACAAAAGAGACTAGTGATTCTTCAAAGCTGGAATCAACTTGGACGACAACAAGTATGGTAAAACCGCAGCCAACTTGTACCTTCTCTCCTACGAAAACAAGTCCAAGTGCCAATTCTGCTTCATCTGTGACAACAACCATGGACGTCGGCCCTAATCTGGTACCTCCAGAAGAACTCACTTCTGGTGAGATAGTGACAAGTACTGAACATTATGAACAGCTCAATATTGAAACAAAATCCACAGATGCTGAACAGATTGAATTTGGTTCAAATGAAGAGGCAGCAGCTGATGATGCAGTCACAGAACCACTAGTTCAAGAGTCTAGCATGCCTTTGATCCAAAAAGGcggatttaatgacaacatgccAGAGGCACATGAAGGTCAGGACTCTAGCGAACTCCAGTCATCTCCACCCTTTAAGAGGAATCGATTACGCATAGTCAAACCAAAACCAAACCTTTCACAGATATCAAAAAGTGCACGTTCTAAACCTCAAACCACAAGCGAGACTAGTGATTCTTCAAAGCTGGAATCAACTTGGACGACAACAAGTATGGTAAAACCACAGCCAACTTGTACCTTCTCTGCTACAAAAACAAGTCCAAGTGCCAATTCTACTTCATCTGTGACAACAACCATGGACGTCAGCTCTAATCTGGTACCTACAGAAGAACTGGCTTCTGGTGAGATAGTGAAAAGTACTGGAAATGATGAACAGCTCAATATTGAAACAAAATCCACAGATGCTGAACAGATTGAATTTGGTTCAAATAAAGAGGCAGCAGCTGATGATGCAGCCACAGAACCACCAGCTCAAGAGTCTAGCATGCCTTTGAACCAAAAAGGtggatttaatgacaacatgccAGAGGCATATGAAGGTCTGGACTGTAGAGAACTCCAGTCATCTCCACCCTTTAAGAGGAATCGATTCCACCGAGTCAAACCAAAACCAAACCTTTCACAGATATCAAAAAGTGCACGGTCTAAACCTCAAGCCACAAAGGAAACTAGTGATTCTTCAAAGCTGGAATCAACTTCGGCGCCAACAAGTATGGTAAAACCACAGCCAACGTGTACATTCTCTCCTGAGGAAACAAGTCAATGTGCCAGTTCTGCTTCATCTGTGTTAACAACCATGAACCTCAGCTCTAATCTGGTACCTACAGAAGAACTGACTTTTAGTGAGATAGAGACAAGTACTGGATGTGATGATCAGCTCAGTAGTGAACCAAAATCCACAGATGCTGAAGAGATTGAATATGGTGCAAACAAAGAGGCAGCATCTGATGATGCAGTCACAGAACCACTAGCTCAAAAGTCAAGCATGCCTTTGATCCAAAaaggtggatttaaagattcaaTGCCAGAGGTACATGAAGGTCAGAACTCTAGCGAACTCCAGTCATCtccacttttaaaaataaatcgatttcaACGAGTCAAACCAAAACCAAACCTTACACAGATATCAAAAAGAACACGGTCTGAACCTCAAGTCATAGAAGAGACTAGTCAATCTTCAAAGCTGGAATCAACTTGGACGACAACAAGTAAGGTAGAACCACAGCCAACTTGTATCTTCTCTCCAGAGAAAACAAGTCCAAGTGCCAATTCTGCTTCATCAGTGACAACAACCATGAACTTGAGCTCTAATCGGGTACCTACAGAGGAACTGGCTTCTCGTGGGATGAAGAATACAAGTACAAGACTTGCTAATCAGCTCAGTAGTGAACCAAAACCCATGGATGCTGAAAAGAAAAAGGTTGAATGTAGTCCAAATAAAGAGGCAGCATCTGATGATGCAGTCACAGAACAACTAGCTCAAGAGTCAAGCATGCCTTTGGTACAAGAATGTAATAATGACTCCATGCCAGAGGTAGTTGAAGGTCAGAACTCTAGCGAACTCCAGTCATCTCAACCCTTTAGAAAGAATCGATTCCACCGATTCAAACCAAAACCAAATCTTTCACACATATCAAAAAGTGCACGGTCTAAACCTCAAGCCACAAATGAGACAAGTCAGTCTTCAAAACTGGAATCAACTTGGACGACAACAAGTAACTTCCTTCCTGAGGAAGCAAGTCCAAGTGCTGATTCTGCATCATTTGTTACAACAGCCATGAACTTTAGCACTATTCAGGTATCTAAAGAGGAACTGTCTAGTGCGGTGAAGACAAGTACTGGACTTTCTAATCAGCTCAGCAGTGAGCCAAAACCCACAGATGGCGAAAATATTGAATTTGGTCCTCATAAAGCGGCAGCATCTGGTGATGCAGTCACAGAACGGTTAGCTCAGGAGTCAAATACGTGTTCAATCCAAGAAAGTGGAGGTCATGACACCTTGCCAGAGGTTAATGAATGTCAGAGCTCTAGCGAACCCCCGCAATTTCAGCCCACCAAGAGGAGTCGATTCCAAAGGGTCAAACCAAAACCAAACCTTTCACAGATATCAAAAAGTGCACGGTCTAAACCTCAAATCACAAAAGAAACAATTATGTCTACAAATCTGGAATGCACTGGCAAAATCACAGCTAAAGTAGAAACACAACCAACTGGTACTTTCTCCCCAGAGAAACCAAGCCCAAAAGATTCAGTTGTGACACCATCCATGGATTCTAGCACCAGTCTGGTACCTAGAGAGGAACTGACTTCTAGTCAGGAGAAGAAGGCAGTTGAACTTGCTTACCAGGAAGAGTCTAGTTTACCAGTGGTGGATGCGAGAAAAGAAAACACAGGAGTCAAAGAAGCAATATTTGGAGCTGCAAATGAGACCGTGAGGTTTAATGCAGAAGTAACTCAGAGTTCTTCTAATAATGTGGTACCATCAGATATAATCCCAGAATGTCAAGTTGGAGTTGGAGCTAATGCAAACAAGTCTACAATTCACAAAGTTAGCAACCATTTGGAAAAAGACTCAAAATCCGATTTAAAGTGTGAATCTTCTCACGACCGAAGCGTTGAAGCTGAATCACCATTAACCTCTGAGACGAGTCAAAGTGTCACTTTGCCATTGGAAATATGCCTTGCATATCAGCCTACAGAAGACTTGTCATCGTCCAGAGATAAAAACGAGGACGCTGACTCAGAGGCACCAAAACACACTACAGGAACAGATCAAAGACAGCAATGCCTCCCCAAAGTCAAACCCGCTTTGAGGTTCCCCGCTAGAGCGATACGCTCAACATCGCAGTCAAAAGATGGTGGTGAATCCTTTAATATAACCTCAGATTGTCAAGTTGTAGAAAAAAAGAGTGCAAGCCCATGTTTAGAAATTGATGAGAAAGTTGTCGGGGAAACTGAAGAAAAGAGCAAAGAAGAAGGCTACAATGCTCCTTGTCAGGACAAAAAGGAGGATAGGACCTACTTGAAATCTGATGACCAAAATATTGCTGCTGCCCCCTCAAACACACAGCTGCTTCGTCAAGATACTGTCCcggaacattctaaaactgtacaAACCAACCAAATGATGACAGAGACACAGCCCCTTCAAAG CGCTAACGATCCGCTGTTGCCAAAAACCGCAACAACTAGAAGAAGCAGACTTGTTAAACCCAAACCCAACCTTGGAAAAAGTGGTCGGCAGGCCCGACTAGTGGCAGCCAAAGCAGATTCAG ATGCTGTCAGAGCGCCTGGTTCTCAAGAGATCTTGCCTGAGCCCGTGCAGCCAGTAGAGGGTGCTATTGGGCTATCGGCAATGGAGTGTACCACCCAG GATGAATCCTCGTCAAGCACTGGACAGGAGCAGACTTTTGCAAGTCTCTCAATACTTCAAGACG TAATGTCAGTACCCTCGGATCCCGACGAACCGTTTTTCATCCTATCCCTGACTGAGATCCCAGTTGACACCATCGAGGAGGTGTTGAACCCCACCGCCCAGCTGCCTCCTTTCATCTGTGACCCAAATCAGTCAATGCAGCAAAG TCTTGCTGTGGAGAATGTGATAGCAGGGCCAGATGGTTCCACGCCTGATGTCCTCGTGTCCACAGAAGAGACGGCAACCACCATG acTCCAGCCATTGGGGATCCCGTCGCCCCACCAGAGCGCCACCAAGGGTGTGTTTCAGCCGGATCATCGAGCACAGCAAGTTCTCCCAAAAG gaaACCCAAAGGTTTCCTCTCCTTTTTGTCAAGGACGCCCAGTGTGGCCCAGTCCACACGAGGCAAAGCTGCTTCCAGACGCTCACGGAGAAAGAAACCCGCGACAACCTCGCACCCACCGGTGGAGACCCACTTAGCTGCGGCCGAGCTTAGCAGCGCTCCACAgcgccacctccacctccacgcCAACGACGACGCTCTCGTTGTGTCGTCGCAGGTTTCAGCGTGCGAGCACGACGACGGCGAGGCAGTCCAGCAGGAGCCCAGCGACGTGTCCCAGTTCTTCTTAAGTGACATATTTACTGAAGTCTAG